AGGATCGGTAAACTCATCCTGTAACTTGGCCCCTTGACTTTTACCTTGGTAGGTTGGCTCAATTAGTAATTGCATATTACTAACATACGTCGGCGTTTGTCGGAGGGTAACCAATCCGCCCATTCCTAAGCCAGCTAACAATCCTAGGAATATCAGAATACGGTTACGCCAGAGAACCCCAAATAGTTGACCGTAGCCAAGTTCTGGTTCAGCTGTGGTAGGTGTGGAATTCAACTGGATAGAAGTCATACGCACCAAGGAAGTTCGATAGATTAGCTAGACAACTGAGACGGTATCTACTCTTTTCTGCACCATTCACTCCATGCATTCCGGTCATTTCCACTGATCGCCATCAGAATATGAATTGCAGTCCCATTCATTTACCAAGGCTTCACATTCTTCCCAGAATTCACAGAGTATCCATGCCCAATGGGCTTTATCGGGCATAGCCAAGACGACCCTTTTGCTAGAGGATTCCTCAAGCCGCGATCGGTAACTGATTCAACACTTTTTCGACTTGCCCAAAGAAGGCCGTTTCTGAAAAATGCTGCACTGCATGGTCACGAATTTTGGAGTAATTCCAACGAATTTCTCGAGATTTGAGTAGAGCTGTTTGCAACGACTCCGGGGTTTGGCGACGGAAAAAGAGCCCCGTTTGTCCTGGAATTTGGGTATCCAGTACCCCACCTGCTCCGTAGGAAATGACGGGTGTTCCGCTAGCATTGGCTTCGATCGGCACCAAGCCATAATCTTCCAACGCCGCAACGACTACGGATTTAGCCGTGGACATTAGCTGTTTCCGCTCAGCATCGCTGACATGACCAAGAAATTCAACATTTTTCAATGCTTGGGACTCCAGCCGACTCCGTTCTGGGCCGTCTCCGGTAATCAGCAATTTCCAACCCAACCAATTAAAGGCCTCAACAATTACATCTAACCGCTTGTAACTAATCATGCGGGCAGAGGCTAGGTAAAAGTCGTCTTTGCTTTCAGAAAATTGGAATTGGCTGGTATCGATCGGGTAGTTAATCACCATGGCATTGCGGTGATAAATCTGTTGAATCCGTTGAGCGACAGTGGTGGAATTAGCAATATACAAATCGGGTTCTTGGGAGTATTTTAAATCCTGCTCCCGCATAACCCGAAAAATCTTTTCAATAAAGGGATATAAATTTTGATAGTCACCATATTCCCGTAAATAGGTTTGGGTATCCCATAGGAATCGGGTTACATTATGGCAAAAACAAATATGATAGGCATCCGGACGTTTCCGTACTGCCTTTGCAAAACTGGTACTGCTACTAATAATTAAGTCATAGTCCTGAAGATCGAGCGATCGAAAAGCTTGATAGTAGAACGGAGCCATTAAACGAAAATACTTCGTGGCCCCTGGCAGATTCTGTAGAGCTGTTGTTTTTACCAAGCGATCGCTGAGATCAATACTTCTTTGGGGGTCGTACAAAGAAGTAAACACATCAGCTTCCGGGAAGCGTTTGCACAGCAGTTCAAAAACACGCTCTGCACCACCACGCTGAGTTAAGTAATCATGAACAAGTGCAATTTTCATCACCAAATACCAGTAATTGATAAATATATTTTCAGAAACTGTGATACCTAGAAAATTACGAGAAAACGCAAATCATGGAGAAAGCATTGCTAAAAACGTTGAATTTATCACATTAAAAGCAATAATCTTCATTCACAGTTTTGAAACTCTTGAGGATGCGTAAAACTGGTAGGTGACCCACAATTAGTATTATCAGGGATTACAATCTAACTAAACTGTATTTTTTGAGTTATTTATAAATTCTTTAAGATAAAATGCTCGCGGATAGTTAAGTAAATACAGCATCTAGAAAATTCTCTCCTCAGGATAGATAGTGTGTAGAGGGTTATCGAATTCCAAACAAGCGGAGGAATCCAAAAATTCCACTGAAAGGCGACAGCACACTGCCAACTCCTTGGGAGAAACTGGCAAATCCTGATTTACGGACCACCACAATGTCATTGGGTCGCAAGGCTGGATTGCCTGCCTCATTAATACCCTGGGCTAGATCGATCGGGATATCCCGTTTCGTCACGCTGCCATTGGGATTGAGTCGAATCAGTGTGACGGATTTTTTCACGGCATCGCGGTTAAACCCACCTGCGGTCAAGATCGCTTGGTTGAGCGGTGTACTGGGCGGAACAGAAATGGCACCCGGTCGCTCCACTTCCCCAACCACATTGACCGTAATTTTATCGGGTGCAAAACTGGGATTACCTAAATCCGGCAGAACACTCTCACTCAAGGATGTCACCGTTGGAATGCTAATCGTATCGCCATCTTGAATGGGTAAATCCTGTAAAATATCGCCCGACTTGAGTAATTTCCAGAAATCGACTTTGACTTTTTGTTCACCCCCCGATCGGGTCAAACGGATAATTTGAATGTTACGCAGGTCAGCCATTTGCGTAATTCCCCCAGCCGTTTGGATCGCTTGGGTCACACTAGGCGTCAACGACCCAGGGCCATTATTATTGCTATTGTTGACGCCTTCTGCCAGGGTGTAAGGGCCAGGACGATTAACTTCTCCAATCACCGCCACCTTGAGGGGCCGACTGCTCCGGGTTGCAAAATTCGCCGCCGACAATTGTCGCGACTTAGCCAAATCAATACTAGACGCCGTAGGAATCATAATGCTATCGCCATCCCGTAGCCGGAGATCTTGCCGGGATTCGCCTGACTCTAACAGTTGCCACAGGTTAACCGTAATTAACTGGTCATAGCCTGGATTCATCGGGAGACGGCGACGAATTTGAACGCGCTGGAGATCGGCTGCTTGGGTGGAGCCTTCGGCTAATTGAATAATGCGAGTTAAGTTGGGTACCCCATCCGTTGCACCAACGGTGTAGGAACCCGGGCGGTTGACTTCCCCCGCGATCGCCACTGAAATGGGTCGAGCAGCGACTAATCCCATGGTCACGACCGATCGGGTCAGAATGGACTGGAATCGGACTGCAATCAAGTTGGATGCCTGTTTAAGAGTGCGGCCCTGGACGACCACTGCACCCACTTGGGGTAAATTGACGCTGCCATTGGGCAGGACGGGATATTCGCCACTAAATTCTGGAACGTTGAAAAAGTCAATGCGAACACGATCGCCGGGGCCGAGGAGATAACCATCATCGTCTGCAATTCCCAAGGATGCGGGGGTTACCCTAGACGGTTGATTGACCCAGCCCGATCCAGTGGTAGCCTGAGCCGGTAGAACCATCATCCATCCGGAAGCCGTCACGCTGAAAATACTGGTTAACGCTAAGGTGATCGATCGAGAATGAATGTATCGAGTACTAATGTCTAGAACCAAGGACAGAGATTGGGATGAACTGCTGTAATGCATAACCGAACAGATCTAAAAACTGAGT
This genomic window from Alkalinema sp. FACHB-956 contains:
- a CDS encoding SLBB domain-containing protein; this encodes MHYSSSSQSLSLVLDISTRYIHSRSITLALTSIFSVTASGWMMVLPAQATTGSGWVNQPSRVTPASLGIADDDGYLLGPGDRVRIDFFNVPEFSGEYPVLPNGSVNLPQVGAVVVQGRTLKQASNLIAVRFQSILTRSVVTMGLVAARPISVAIAGEVNRPGSYTVGATDGVPNLTRIIQLAEGSTQAADLQRVQIRRRLPMNPGYDQLITVNLWQLLESGESRQDLRLRDGDSIMIPTASSIDLAKSRQLSAANFATRSSRPLKVAVIGEVNRPGPYTLAEGVNNSNNNGPGSLTPSVTQAIQTAGGITQMADLRNIQIIRLTRSGGEQKVKVDFWKLLKSGDILQDLPIQDGDTISIPTVTSLSESVLPDLGNPSFAPDKITVNVVGEVERPGAISVPPSTPLNQAILTAGGFNRDAVKKSVTLIRLNPNGSVTKRDIPIDLAQGINEAGNPALRPNDIVVVRKSGFASFSQGVGSVLSPFSGIFGFLRLFGIR
- a CDS encoding glycosyltransferase, which produces MKIALVHDYLTQRGGAERVFELLCKRFPEADVFTSLYDPQRSIDLSDRLVKTTALQNLPGATKYFRLMAPFYYQAFRSLDLQDYDLIISSSTSFAKAVRKRPDAYHICFCHNVTRFLWDTQTYLREYGDYQNLYPFIEKIFRVMREQDLKYSQEPDLYIANSTTVAQRIQQIYHRNAMVINYPIDTSQFQFSESKDDFYLASARMISYKRLDVIVEAFNWLGWKLLITGDGPERSRLESQALKNVEFLGHVSDAERKQLMSTAKSVVVAALEDYGLVPIEANASGTPVISYGAGGVLDTQIPGQTGLFFRRQTPESLQTALLKSREIRWNYSKIRDHAVQHFSETAFFGQVEKVLNQLPIAA